A window of Ferrimicrobium sp. genomic DNA:
TCTCGCCAGAAGCTCTGGTCGCGTGCTTGTACGAGCGCTTCGACTACGATCTCACCGGTAACGCGGTGATCTGGGTGAAGACGATAGCGTTTCCATGGGTCATGCGTGATGACGACCGAGGGGCGGATCGATCGGAGCAGCGTTACGAGACGAAGAACGATATCGGAGGTGGAGCGGAGCTCTCCATCGATCTGTTGAAAGAAGAGGGGTGCCTGAGCACCTAATGCTAAGGCTGCCGACTGGGCCTCTGCTTGGCGTGAGACCGCCAGTGCGAGCAGGTCTTGTGTTGGATTCCAGGTACCACGTCGCCCATCGGTCAGAATGGCGACATGAATGGCGCATGAGCGTTCCGCCCATTTGGCGAGGGTGGCACCGCAGCCGAACTCGATGTCATCGGGGTGCGCGCCGATGGCGAGGACCGTTGCGGGGACCTCAAGATCCTTGGTGATCCTCTGGGGAGAGGTGGTAAAGTAGGTCGCGAATCCCTCACGTTGTGTGTTCATAAGAGGTCCCAGAGTTCTGAATCAGGGAAGATCTCTCGAGCAAGGATGAGATCCTCTGGTGTATCGATGTCGAAAGCGGAAGGACAGGGGGTGACTGCAACAGCGAGCTCCCGAGCTTTTGCACCTTGGATGTGATGGAAAAACGAGTCTTGACCATAGGCGAAGATGGGGTCTTGGACTGAGGTAGGGACGCGAAGAAGATTGGTCCCCGATAGGTGAGAGTCTGGGGTGACCAGAGAGACCCTCGCCGTTGGCCTCTGCCGGTACGCCTCCAGGCTTGTGAGAAACGGTAGGTCATTGGGCAAGATAGTCACACAACGATAGGCCCCAAGCGCGGAGGAAGTGACGATCGCATGAATGGCGACGTTGAGGTCAGCCCCCTGTTGGAGGATAGGGGTGATGTCGAGGCGAAGGCCTTCGTTCGCGGCCTGTTCGTTCGCGGCCAACAGGTAGAGGGTGTCTGGCTCAGTGAGGTCGGTGATGCGTTGCAGGCAGAAACGGGTGAGCACCGTTCGTTGCTCTGGAGAAAGGACAGCGCTCAGCCGCGATTTCGATGTCGCAGGATCGCCTTGAAGAACCACGAAGGCAACATCATTGGGTTCTGACACGGGCATCATCCTAGCCATGTGCCGCTACTCATCACGACACCTTTGGGGAGCGCGGACCTCCGAGCCGACCAGATCGCCTGGTGTAGACGGATTCGCAGGTGTTTGACCCTTAGGGTGGGCTAGCCTGTCCATGATGTCGGTGGGTATTGATGAGGTGGGACGGGGTGCCTGGGCTGGTCCACTGGCGGTCGGTGTCGCTTTGGGCGATGAGAGGATTGCAGGGCATATTCTTAGGCGCCGTCAAACGGATTCGTATTATGACTCGAAGGCACTCTCGCCACAGCGACGGCGCGCGTTGCATGAGCAGCTCCAAAGTGCAGGGCTAGCTTTTGGTGTTGGGTACGCGACGGCATTGGAGATCGATACCCTCGGGTTAACAGCGGCTCTTGTCGTGGCGGCTGAGCGAGGGTTGGTCGAGCTGGAGAGGAAGACGACGGCGACCATTGGCGACCACCGTTTGCTGCTCGATGGAAAACACAACTATCTTCAACGCTCCAACGTGCAGATGATCGTGGGTGGCGATCGTTTGCATCCACTGATCGGGGCGGCCTCGATTGCAGCCAAGTTGGCCCGTGATGCGGTGATGGCTAGCCTTGACCAGGAGTTGCCCTATTGGGATTTTCTCGCATCGAAGGGGTATGGCTCCAAACGGCACCGATTTGGTCTCCATTGGCAAGGACCTTCAGTTGAGCACCGCCGTTCGTTTCGGCCGGTGCAAGCGTTGAGTGCGCCCCTGCCCACTCGGTTTTTCTCCCCCCAAGAGGCAAAGTAGACTAAAGGATGTGAAAACTAGCAACACGGGAGCCCGGCGTGCCGATTGGGTGTGTGATTAGTGATCGAGTCACAGTCGCATGCAAACGCTGGTCTGCCGCTCTGGGCCCAGCTAGCTGAGGCGCTGCGCGAGGGGATCGAAGCTGGGCGATACTATCGCCATTTCCCCTCCGAACCTGAACTGGTGGAACGCTACAAGGTGTCACGGTCAACGGTGCGTGAAGCGATACGCTATCTGCGCTCCGAGGGGTACCTTGAATCGAGACAGGGTAAAGGCACTTTCGTGGTTGCGCGAGAGAGTTTTGAGTCACTCCACAATCACCGATTTTCCTTAGCTGGTAGGATCGCAGAGTCTGGACTTGAGGAGGTCGCAGAACTCCTCTGGAAGGGGCTGATCTCCGAACCAGCGCTGGCGCATCGACTCGGGCTGGAGTCTGAGGAGTTTTATTTGATCGAGCGATTGCGCGGATCCCAACATGAGCGCTTGGCCCTTGAGCGAGCCTACTTGCCACGAGCGAACGCCGATAGTTTCGAGGATGTTGACCTGACGCAGGTGGGGTCACTCTACGCCGTGCTGCAGTCAGGAACTGGTATCACGGTCACGGCTGGAGCTGACGAGGTTTCCGCTGCGATGCCCTCGGCGAACGAAGCTGAATTACTTGGCATTGCCGAGACAGAGCCGGTGTTGGTGGTCGAACGGACGGCCTACTCGCACCAGGAGCTGGTAGAGTTTCGACGAACGATCCTTGTCCCGGCCCGGGTACGCTTCCGCAGCGAGTGGGGGAGGTAGTGCCTACCACGAAAAGCGGGCGACTAGCATAATAGTTGCAACTGCAACGGAAGATGAGGTGTGCCGTGGTATCCAGCGGGCTCGAACAGGCGACCATCGTAACAACTACCGTAGGAGGGGGTGCTCGTGAGCGACTCCCGCGGAGGCTTATTAAGGCGCCAAGCGGTCTAGAGGGTGAGGGCTTTCCGG
This region includes:
- a CDS encoding PIG-L deacetylase family protein, with the protein product MNTQREGFATYFTTSPQRITKDLEVPATVLAIGAHPDDIEFGCGATLAKWAERSCAIHVAILTDGRRGTWNPTQDLLALAVSRQAEAQSAALALGAQAPLFFQQIDGELRSTSDIVLRLVTLLRSIRPSVVITHDPWKRYRLHPDHRVTGEIVVEALVQARDQSFWRELSLPASRPDALLLFEADIEDHSETVEQRHLKAKARALACHRSQYPSSYGLAPETADATDHLLPHLIEAASQPDSAHLSERFKLITDL
- a CDS encoding GntR family transcriptional regulator, translated to MIESQSHANAGLPLWAQLAEALREGIEAGRYYRHFPSEPELVERYKVSRSTVREAIRYLRSEGYLESRQGKGTFVVARESFESLHNHRFSLAGRIAESGLEEVAELLWKGLISEPALAHRLGLESEEFYLIERLRGSQHERLALERAYLPRANADSFEDVDLTQVGSLYAVLQSGTGITVTAGADEVSAAMPSANEAELLGIAETEPVLVVERTAYSHQELVEFRRTILVPARVRFRSEWGR
- a CDS encoding ribonuclease HII, whose amino-acid sequence is MSVGIDEVGRGAWAGPLAVGVALGDERIAGHILRRRQTDSYYDSKALSPQRRRALHEQLQSAGLAFGVGYATALEIDTLGLTAALVVAAERGLVELERKTTATIGDHRLLLDGKHNYLQRSNVQMIVGGDRLHPLIGAASIAAKLARDAVMASLDQELPYWDFLASKGYGSKRHRFGLHWQGPSVEHRRSFRPVQALSAPLPTRFFSPQEAK